One window of the Allosaccharopolyspora coralli genome contains the following:
- a CDS encoding SDR family NAD(P)-dependent oxidoreductase codes for MSRTALVLGGRSEIGTEVARRLVADGVTTIVLAARRSDDLGPQVDELRAAGATAVSAVEFDADQTGEHAAFLDRVEAAHGPVDDVVLAFGILGDQQRAETDAAHAVAVVHTDYVAQVSMLTLLAARMRRRGSGRLVAFSSIAGVRVRRANYVYGSAKAGLDGFASGLADALHGSAVHLLLVRPGFVVGRMTEGMSPAPLSTTPEKVAEAATAALRRGRGEVWVPGRLRLLAAAFRLMPRAIWRRMPR; via the coding sequence GTGAGCAGAACAGCCCTGGTGCTCGGCGGTCGCAGTGAAATCGGGACCGAGGTGGCCCGGCGTCTCGTCGCCGACGGCGTGACCACCATCGTCCTCGCAGCTCGCCGCAGCGACGATCTCGGACCACAGGTCGACGAGTTGCGCGCGGCGGGAGCGACGGCCGTGTCGGCCGTGGAGTTCGACGCCGACCAGACCGGCGAACACGCGGCGTTCCTCGACCGTGTCGAGGCCGCGCACGGGCCCGTCGACGACGTGGTGCTGGCGTTCGGCATCCTCGGCGACCAGCAGCGGGCCGAGACCGACGCGGCGCACGCGGTCGCCGTCGTGCACACCGACTACGTGGCCCAGGTGAGCATGCTGACCCTGCTCGCGGCTCGGATGCGGCGCCGTGGCTCCGGCAGGCTCGTCGCGTTCTCCTCCATCGCCGGGGTGCGGGTGCGGCGCGCCAACTACGTCTACGGCTCCGCGAAGGCCGGGCTCGACGGTTTCGCGAGCGGACTCGCCGACGCCCTGCACGGTAGTGCGGTGCACCTGCTGCTCGTCCGGCCCGGATTCGTCGTCGGGCGGATGACCGAAGGCATGAGCCCGGCGCCGTTGTCCACCACGCCCGAGAAGGTCGCCGAAGCCGCGACCGCGGCGTTGCGTCGTGGGCGAGGCGAGGTGTGGGTGCCGGGCAGGCTCCGGTTGCTCGCCGCCGCCTTCCGGCTCATGCCGCGTGCGATCTGGCGGCGCATGCCCCGGTGA
- a CDS encoding alpha/beta fold hydrolase, which produces MTGVVLVHGLWSEPRHFDLVAEDLRAEGVEVAVPELHRGSLEADTAVVQAEVDAMGPPPIVVGHSYGGSVITGLTGAAHLVYLAAYAPDEGESAASLGSSEELAAAITRVDRGVTALDPAKAVAALYQDCPPDLVQRAVDLLRPQVMACPKGSPVRQAWREVPSTYVVCDQDRTVDPDLQRRMAQRCDTELTWPSGHCPFLSRPDLVLELIEELSAFED; this is translated from the coding sequence ATGACTGGCGTGGTCCTGGTACACGGCTTGTGGAGCGAGCCACGACACTTCGACCTGGTCGCGGAGGATCTCCGCGCGGAAGGCGTGGAGGTCGCGGTGCCGGAGCTGCACCGCGGGTCGTTGGAGGCGGACACGGCGGTGGTGCAGGCCGAGGTCGACGCGATGGGGCCACCGCCGATCGTGGTGGGGCACTCCTACGGTGGCTCGGTGATCACGGGACTGACCGGGGCCGCGCACCTGGTCTACCTCGCCGCGTACGCCCCGGACGAGGGTGAAAGCGCGGCGTCGCTGGGCTCCTCGGAGGAACTGGCGGCCGCGATCACGCGGGTCGATCGCGGTGTGACGGCGCTCGACCCGGCGAAAGCGGTGGCCGCTCTGTACCAGGACTGCCCGCCGGACCTGGTGCAGCGGGCGGTCGACCTACTGCGGCCGCAGGTGATGGCGTGCCCGAAGGGTTCCCCAGTCCGGCAGGCATGGCGGGAGGTGCCCTCGACCTACGTGGTGTGCGATCAGGACCGCACGGTCGACCCCGACCTGCAGCGCCGGATGGCTCAGCGGTGCGACACGGAACTCACGTGGCCGTCGGGACACTGTCCGTTCCTGAGCCGTCCGGATCTCGTTCTCGAACTCATCGAGGAACTCAGTGCGTTCGAAGACTGA
- a CDS encoding DUF2237 family protein — MTSDRNVLGGELEPCGTDPLTGFFRDGCCSTGPEDVGRHTVCAVVTTDFLTFQSQVGNDLTTPQPAIGFPGLQAGDRWCVCADRWVQAHQEGVAPPVVLASTNEVTLELVALEKLRAYAVDVPADPSTLT; from the coding sequence ATGACGAGCGACCGCAACGTGCTCGGCGGCGAGCTGGAACCCTGCGGAACCGACCCGCTCACGGGGTTCTTCCGCGACGGCTGCTGTTCGACCGGCCCGGAGGATGTCGGGCGCCACACCGTGTGCGCGGTCGTGACGACTGATTTCCTGACGTTCCAGAGCCAGGTCGGTAACGACCTCACGACACCGCAACCGGCGATCGGGTTTCCGGGCCTGCAGGCAGGCGATCGCTGGTGCGTATGTGCGGACCGCTGGGTGCAGGCCCACCAGGAAGGTGTCGCCCCACCGGTGGTGCTGGCCTCGACCAACGAGGTGACCCTGGAGCTGGTGGCGCTGGAGAAGCTGCGGGCTTACGCCGTGGACGTCCCCGCCGATCCCAGTACCCTCACCTGA
- a CDS encoding GH25 family lysozyme — translation MNDNHDVNSNQNATDSTPNESADRGQSLQDRAGALASSAMTWLRGGEENERARLEDGNTRVHPRMRTAQVGAVVAVAGLLGVVATTAGQNAEERGVDEAAQSVAAPNQPAPEQAPAPLKAQEQPKQLPASPEDGGPAKGIDVSNHNGPIDWQQVADSGQNFTFVLSTDGTDFTNPMYKEQYQGAKDAGMIAGAYHFARPDDSSAAEQANRMLEVADYQKDGQTLPPVLDLEVDPSGGGCYGMNVDQMTQWTTEFNDVVKDKTGKEPIIYANPSFWEQCMGGTDKFSDQPLWLAAYEVDQPSVPDGFPTWKFWQYTDSGSVPGISGDTDLNHFQGTLGELKKLAQG, via the coding sequence GTGAACGACAACCACGACGTGAACTCGAACCAGAACGCGACCGACTCGACCCCGAACGAGTCGGCTGACCGCGGGCAGTCCCTCCAGGACCGCGCGGGCGCACTGGCGAGCTCCGCCATGACCTGGCTGCGCGGCGGCGAGGAAAACGAGCGGGCGCGCCTGGAAGACGGCAACACCCGGGTCCACCCGAGGATGCGGACCGCGCAGGTCGGAGCCGTCGTCGCTGTCGCCGGGCTCCTCGGTGTCGTCGCTACGACCGCCGGTCAGAATGCCGAAGAGCGCGGTGTCGACGAGGCGGCCCAGTCCGTGGCCGCGCCGAACCAGCCCGCACCCGAGCAGGCTCCCGCGCCGCTGAAGGCGCAGGAACAGCCCAAGCAGCTGCCCGCCTCCCCCGAGGACGGTGGCCCGGCCAAGGGCATCGACGTGTCCAACCACAACGGGCCGATCGACTGGCAGCAGGTCGCCGACTCCGGTCAGAACTTCACCTTCGTGCTCTCGACCGACGGCACCGACTTCACCAACCCGATGTACAAGGAGCAGTACCAGGGCGCGAAGGACGCTGGCATGATCGCCGGCGCGTACCACTTCGCCCGTCCCGACGACAGCTCGGCGGCCGAGCAGGCCAACCGCATGCTCGAGGTGGCGGACTACCAGAAGGACGGCCAGACCCTGCCTCCGGTGCTCGACCTCGAGGTCGACCCGAGCGGCGGCGGCTGCTACGGCATGAACGTCGACCAGATGACGCAGTGGACCACGGAGTTCAACGACGTGGTCAAGGACAAGACCGGTAAGGAACCGATCATCTACGCCAACCCGTCGTTCTGGGAGCAGTGCATGGGTGGCACCGACAAGTTCTCCGACCAGCCGCTGTGGCTCGCCGCCTACGAGGTCGACCAGCCCAGCGTCCCGGACGGCTTCCCGACCTGGAAGTTCTGGCAGTACACCGACAGTGGCTCGGTGCCCGGCATCTCGGGTGACACCGACCTGAACCACTTCCAGGGCACCCTCGGCGAACTCAAGAAGCTCGCCCAGGGCTGA
- a CDS encoding Tex family protein: MTLSQQQVSQQQVPTHRKIADELGVREGQVRAAVDLLDDGATVPFIARYRKEATGTLDDTQLRTLEDRLRYLRELDERRTAVLDSIREQGKLTDELQAQVVAAETKARLEDIYLPYKKKRRTKAQIAREAGLEPLAETLLADPSHDPQATAATYVDAEKGLDDAAAALEGARSILVERFGEDADLLGELREMVWSRGVLTSTVRDGKQDQGAKFSDYFEFSEPLAKLPSHRVLALFRGEKEEVLDVTLKPDTAEVDGPTDFEQRIAARFGIRDEGRPADPWLTAAVRWAWRTRIFVHLDLDLRGRLRQAAEDEAVRVFAGNLRDLLLAAPAGTRATMGLDPGFRTGVKVAVIDGTGKVVATDTIHPHVPQNKWDQSIATLAALATEHQVELVAIGNGTASRETDKLAADLLSRHAELKLTKVTVSEAGASVYSASSYAAQELPELDVSLRGAVSIARRLQDPLAELVKIDPKSIGVGQYQHDLAESSLSRSLDAVVEDCVNGVGVDVNTASAPLLTRVSGIGAGLAENLVLHRDAHGPFRARTELKDVSRLGPKAFEQCAGFLRIPNGDDPLDASGVHPESYPVARRIVTASGTDLGGLIGNSRVLGGIRAEDFVDDTVGLPTVGDILTELDKPGRDPRPAFTTATFAEGVETLADLRPEMVLEGVVTNVAQFGAFIDVGVHQDGLVHVSAMSKQFVNDPRDIVKPGDIVRVKVLDVDVARKRISLTLRLDDEPGGSAKGQSDSGKGQNEQRSGRGRPQQNGRGDQRRSGRGNPGEKGGGRQGGRGRDKAPGGAMADALRKAGFDNR; this comes from the coding sequence GTGACGTTGTCGCAGCAACAGGTGTCGCAGCAGCAGGTGCCGACACACCGCAAGATCGCCGACGAGCTCGGTGTGCGCGAGGGGCAGGTACGGGCCGCGGTCGACCTGCTCGACGACGGCGCGACGGTGCCGTTCATCGCCCGCTACCGCAAGGAAGCCACCGGCACCCTCGACGACACTCAGCTCCGCACACTCGAGGACCGACTGCGCTACCTGCGGGAACTCGATGAACGCCGGACGGCGGTGCTCGACTCGATCCGCGAACAGGGAAAGCTGACCGACGAGCTGCAGGCACAGGTCGTCGCCGCCGAGACGAAGGCCCGGCTCGAGGACATCTACCTGCCGTACAAGAAGAAGCGGCGCACCAAGGCACAGATCGCCCGCGAGGCGGGGCTGGAACCGCTGGCCGAGACCCTGCTCGCGGACCCGTCCCACGATCCGCAGGCCACGGCGGCCACCTACGTGGACGCCGAGAAGGGCCTCGACGACGCGGCAGCGGCGCTGGAGGGCGCGCGGTCGATTCTCGTCGAGCGGTTCGGCGAGGACGCCGACCTGCTCGGCGAACTGCGCGAGATGGTGTGGTCCCGCGGCGTGCTCACCTCGACCGTCCGGGACGGCAAGCAGGATCAGGGCGCCAAGTTCAGCGACTACTTCGAGTTCTCCGAGCCGCTGGCGAAGCTGCCGTCGCACCGGGTCCTCGCGCTGTTCCGAGGCGAGAAGGAGGAAGTCCTCGACGTAACGCTCAAGCCCGACACCGCGGAGGTCGACGGGCCCACGGACTTCGAACAGCGCATCGCCGCGCGGTTCGGTATCCGGGACGAGGGCAGGCCCGCCGACCCGTGGCTGACGGCGGCGGTGCGCTGGGCGTGGCGGACCCGGATCTTCGTGCACCTCGACCTCGACCTGCGCGGCCGGTTGCGTCAGGCTGCCGAGGACGAGGCGGTGCGCGTCTTCGCGGGCAACCTGCGCGATCTGCTGCTGGCCGCCCCGGCGGGGACCCGCGCGACGATGGGCCTGGACCCGGGTTTTCGCACCGGGGTGAAGGTGGCGGTCATCGACGGCACCGGCAAGGTGGTCGCCACGGACACGATCCATCCGCACGTGCCGCAGAACAAGTGGGACCAGTCGATCGCCACACTCGCCGCGCTGGCGACCGAGCACCAGGTGGAACTGGTCGCGATCGGCAACGGCACCGCCTCCCGGGAGACCGACAAGCTGGCCGCGGATCTGCTCTCGCGTCATGCCGAGCTGAAGCTGACGAAGGTGACCGTCTCGGAGGCGGGCGCCTCGGTGTACTCGGCCTCGTCGTACGCGGCTCAGGAGCTGCCCGAGCTCGACGTCTCGTTGCGTGGTGCGGTCTCGATCGCACGACGCCTGCAGGATCCGCTGGCCGAGCTGGTCAAGATCGACCCGAAATCGATCGGCGTGGGCCAGTATCAGCACGACCTCGCCGAGAGTTCGCTGTCGCGCTCACTGGACGCGGTCGTCGAGGACTGCGTCAACGGCGTCGGCGTCGACGTCAACACCGCGTCGGCTCCGCTGCTGACCCGGGTGTCGGGCATCGGTGCCGGACTCGCCGAGAACCTCGTACTCCACCGGGACGCACACGGCCCGTTCCGCGCGCGCACCGAACTCAAGGACGTCTCCCGGCTCGGCCCGAAAGCCTTCGAGCAGTGCGCCGGCTTCCTGCGCATCCCGAACGGTGACGACCCGCTCGACGCCTCCGGGGTCCATCCGGAGAGTTACCCGGTGGCGCGCCGCATCGTCACGGCCAGCGGCACCGATCTCGGTGGCCTGATCGGCAACAGCCGGGTGCTGGGCGGCATCCGCGCCGAGGACTTCGTCGACGACACGGTCGGCCTGCCCACGGTCGGCGACATCCTCACCGAACTCGACAAGCCGGGACGCGATCCGCGGCCTGCATTCACCACCGCGACGTTCGCGGAAGGCGTGGAGACCCTCGCCGACCTCCGGCCGGAGATGGTGCTGGAGGGTGTCGTGACGAACGTGGCGCAGTTCGGGGCGTTCATCGACGTCGGGGTGCACCAGGACGGTCTGGTCCACGTCTCGGCGATGTCGAAGCAGTTCGTCAACGACCCGCGGGACATCGTCAAACCGGGCGACATCGTCCGGGTGAAGGTCCTCGACGTGGACGTAGCGCGCAAGCGCATCTCGTTGACGCTGCGACTCGACGACGAGCCGGGTGGTTCCGCCAAGGGGCAGAGCGACTCCGGCAAGGGCCAGAACGAACAGCGGTCCGGGCGTGGGCGTCCGCAGCAGAACGGACGCGGCGACCAGCGCCGTTCGGGACGCGGCAACCCGGGCGAGAAGGGCGGTGGACGTCAAGGCGGCCGGGGTCGCGACAAGGCCCCTGGCGGTGCGATGGCCGACGCGCTCCGCAAGGCCGGGTTCGACAACCGCTGA
- a CDS encoding acyl-CoA dehydrogenase family protein, with protein MGYALAAINRLAGARVLDQLKLRKPAEKVLFEATKAGFRTAGAAGRSFKAVEQWGKPARLPNAPEKKLFDLTPSDEQQMIQQMLREFAEEQLRPAAPDADSACTPPPDLLARIAELGVTQIGIPDEIGGAGTEQSTVTNVFIAEALAHGDMGLAVAALAPSGVSNALVRWGDEQQQSTYLPAFVGENVPSAALSLLEPRPLFDPFELKTTARRSGGGFVLDGVKSLVPRARDGELFVVAAHLDGTGPALFLVESDTDGVTIETEPAMGLRGAATGRVLLDNVSVPKAALLGGGQDEVYRECVRLSRIGWSALAVGTGQAVLDYVTPYVNERVAFGEPVSHRQGVAFRVADIGIELEGMRLATYRAASRAEQGHAYAREAALARTLAAEKGMAIGSDGVQLLGGHGFVKEHPVERWYRDLRAVGVSEGVLLV; from the coding sequence ATCGGCTACGCCCTCGCGGCCATCAACCGGCTCGCAGGCGCGCGGGTCCTCGATCAACTGAAACTGCGCAAGCCCGCCGAGAAGGTGCTCTTCGAGGCCACCAAGGCAGGCTTCCGCACCGCAGGCGCTGCCGGCCGCTCCTTCAAGGCCGTGGAGCAGTGGGGCAAGCCCGCGCGACTGCCGAACGCCCCGGAGAAGAAGCTCTTCGACCTCACCCCGAGCGACGAGCAGCAGATGATCCAGCAGATGCTGCGCGAGTTCGCCGAGGAGCAGCTGCGTCCCGCGGCTCCCGACGCCGACTCGGCGTGCACTCCCCCGCCGGACCTGCTGGCCAGAATCGCCGAGCTCGGCGTCACCCAGATCGGCATTCCCGACGAGATCGGTGGCGCGGGCACCGAACAGTCCACGGTGACCAACGTCTTCATCGCCGAGGCGCTGGCGCACGGCGACATGGGGCTCGCCGTCGCCGCGCTCGCCCCGTCCGGCGTCAGCAACGCACTCGTCCGCTGGGGTGACGAGCAACAGCAGTCCACTTACCTGCCCGCGTTCGTCGGTGAGAACGTGCCCTCGGCGGCGCTGAGCCTGCTGGAACCCCGACCGCTGTTCGACCCGTTCGAGCTGAAGACCACCGCTCGTCGTAGCGGCGGTGGCTTCGTCCTCGACGGCGTCAAGTCGCTCGTCCCCCGCGCCCGCGACGGGGAGCTGTTCGTCGTGGCCGCCCATCTCGACGGAACCGGACCGGCTCTGTTCCTCGTCGAGTCCGACACCGACGGCGTCACGATCGAGACCGAACCGGCCATGGGACTGCGCGGCGCCGCGACCGGTCGGGTGCTGCTCGACAACGTCTCGGTGCCGAAGGCCGCGCTGCTCGGCGGCGGTCAGGACGAGGTCTACCGCGAATGCGTGCGGCTGTCCCGGATCGGGTGGAGCGCCCTGGCCGTCGGCACCGGCCAAGCCGTGCTCGACTACGTGACCCCGTACGTCAACGAGCGTGTCGCCTTCGGCGAACCGGTCAGTCATCGGCAGGGCGTCGCGTTCCGGGTCGCCGACATCGGCATCGAGCTCGAAGGGATGCGGCTGGCGACCTACCGCGCGGCGAGTCGTGCCGAGCAGGGTCATGCCTACGCGCGTGAGGCTGCCCTGGCCCGCACGCTCGCCGCCGAGAAGGGCATGGCGATCGGCAGCGACGGGGTACAGCTGCTCGGCGGGCACGGCTTCGTCAAGGAACACCCGGTGGAGCGGTGGTACCGCGATCTGCGCGCGGTCGGCGTCTCCGAGGGCGTCCTGCTCGTGTGA
- a CDS encoding acyl-CoA dehydrogenase family protein: MINLEPPKKFATLVHQARQSATEFFRPNSRKYDHAEHSYPVELDMLASVLDGLNSAGGEGGGASGIRRSDNTKQEGTRNGGNLSTVLGTIELCWGDVGLLLALPRQGLGNAAIASVADEEQAERFAGKWAAMAITEPDCGSDSAAIRTTAVEDGDEYVLNGTKIFVTSGERADAVVVWATLDPAQGRAAIKSFVVEKGTPGFTLVRLEHKLGIRASDTAEFHLENVRVPKENLLGSPEINTERGFAGVMQTFDNTRPLVAAMAVGVAKAALEETRELLAEAGVEVDYDRPAGKQSAAAATFLQLESDYEAAYLLTLQAAWMADNSKPNSLQASMAKAKAGRAGTDITLRCVELAGTFGYSENSLLEKWARDAKILDIFEGTQQIQQLVVARRLLGKSSKELR, encoded by the coding sequence GTGATCAACCTCGAACCTCCCAAGAAGTTCGCCACCCTGGTGCACCAGGCCCGCCAGTCGGCGACCGAGTTCTTCCGGCCCAACTCCCGAAAGTACGACCACGCCGAGCACAGCTATCCCGTGGAGCTGGACATGCTCGCGTCGGTGCTCGACGGGCTGAACTCCGCCGGTGGCGAAGGCGGTGGCGCCAGCGGCATCCGGCGCTCCGACAACACCAAGCAGGAGGGCACCCGTAACGGTGGCAACCTCTCCACCGTGCTCGGCACGATCGAACTGTGCTGGGGCGACGTCGGCCTGCTGCTGGCCTTGCCGCGCCAGGGACTCGGTAACGCGGCGATCGCCTCCGTGGCGGACGAGGAGCAAGCCGAGCGGTTCGCGGGCAAGTGGGCGGCCATGGCGATCACCGAGCCGGACTGCGGTTCGGACTCGGCCGCCATCCGCACCACCGCGGTCGAGGACGGCGACGAGTACGTCCTCAACGGCACCAAGATCTTCGTGACGTCCGGTGAACGCGCCGACGCCGTCGTCGTGTGGGCGACCCTGGATCCCGCGCAGGGGCGAGCGGCGATCAAGTCGTTCGTCGTCGAGAAGGGGACGCCGGGATTCACGCTGGTGCGGCTGGAGCACAAGCTCGGCATCCGCGCCTCGGACACCGCAGAGTTCCATCTGGAGAACGTGCGGGTCCCGAAGGAGAACCTGCTCGGCAGCCCGGAGATCAACACCGAGCGCGGGTTCGCGGGCGTCATGCAGACCTTCGACAACACTCGGCCGCTGGTCGCGGCGATGGCCGTGGGTGTCGCGAAAGCGGCGTTGGAGGAGACCCGGGAACTACTCGCCGAGGCAGGAGTCGAGGTCGACTACGACCGTCCGGCGGGCAAGCAGTCGGCGGCGGCAGCGACGTTCCTGCAGTTGGAGTCGGACTACGAGGCCGCGTACCTGCTGACGCTGCAGGCCGCGTGGATGGCCGACAACAGCAAGCCGAACTCGCTGCAGGCCTCGATGGCGAAGGCGAAGGCCGGCCGTGCGGGAACCGACATCACGCTGCGCTGTGTGGAGCTCGCGGGAACGTTCGGGTACTCGGAGAACAGCTTGCTGGAGAAGTGGGCCCGCGACGCCAAGATCCTCGACATTTTCGAGGGGACGCAGCAGATCCAGCAGCTCGTCGTGGCCCGCCGCCTGCTCGGCAAGTCCTCGAAGGAACTGCGCTGA
- a CDS encoding SAM-dependent methyltransferase, whose product MAAPALSPRLARIVDALALRPGMRVLEIGGAPGTAARAVAEHVGPDGQVLVIDRSAKGVAEIQRLAAAEVAAHRMSVRCVAAEDFELQPGEAAYDLAFAVRVGAFDGRHPQAGLRARRRIREALVPGGRLLIDGGDPLREVALDSA is encoded by the coding sequence ATGGCCGCGCCCGCCTTGTCACCTCGACTCGCACGGATCGTGGACGCGCTTGCGCTCCGTCCCGGCATGCGAGTGCTCGAGATCGGTGGAGCGCCGGGCACCGCTGCGCGGGCCGTCGCCGAGCACGTCGGGCCGGACGGGCAGGTCTTGGTGATCGACCGGTCGGCCAAGGGTGTGGCGGAGATTCAGCGCCTCGCCGCAGCAGAGGTCGCGGCTCACCGCATGAGCGTCCGTTGCGTGGCCGCCGAGGACTTCGAGCTGCAGCCCGGCGAAGCGGCCTACGATCTGGCTTTCGCCGTGCGCGTCGGAGCCTTCGACGGGCGCCACCCGCAGGCGGGGCTGCGGGCGCGTCGCCGCATTCGAGAGGCCCTCGTGCCCGGCGGACGTCTGCTCATCGACGGCGGTGATCCGCTGCGCGAGGTCGCGCTCGACTCCGCGTGA
- a CDS encoding DUF6400 family protein produces MRFDFTLDLGADEMRRRAEVVKALGPDWDPIAAMHDEERAYALLYSNLDSEQQATFDMLVAEGVLPDKDDRDAA; encoded by the coding sequence ATGCGATTCGACTTCACCCTGGACCTCGGCGCGGACGAAATGCGCCGCCGTGCCGAGGTCGTCAAGGCGCTCGGGCCGGACTGGGACCCGATCGCCGCCATGCACGACGAGGAACGCGCCTACGCGTTGCTGTACTCGAACCTCGATTCGGAGCAGCAAGCCACGTTCGACATGCTCGTGGCCGAAGGCGTGCTGCCGGACAAGGACGATCGCGATGCCGCTTGA
- a CDS encoding enoyl-CoA hydratase/isomerase family protein, with protein sequence MSEQGLVVSVQDHVARVVLDRPGRLNALSSDLRTALVDAFDRFETDEDVWVVLLTGTGDRAFCAGLDLKELDERRDGGTPGELLMRGTGRNVFETVLECSKPVVAALNGWALGAGCELALACDIRLAAEHARIGMPEAKRGLGANFGSQMLTRIVPRGVAFEMLYTGEPIGTEQALHWGLVNHVFPPEQLDAEATAFAQGLASNAPLSLRRYKAMIGKGSELPLSAALRLSAGPNPYDSEDRKEGVRAFTEKRPPRWQAR encoded by the coding sequence ATGAGCGAGCAGGGACTCGTCGTGTCGGTGCAGGATCACGTCGCGCGCGTCGTACTGGACCGGCCTGGCCGACTCAACGCGCTGAGTTCGGACCTGCGCACCGCACTCGTCGACGCGTTCGACCGGTTCGAGACGGACGAGGACGTGTGGGTCGTCCTGCTCACCGGCACCGGCGACAGGGCGTTCTGTGCCGGACTCGACCTCAAGGAACTCGACGAGCGCCGAGACGGTGGCACGCCTGGGGAGCTGCTCATGCGCGGCACCGGACGGAACGTGTTCGAGACGGTGCTCGAGTGCAGCAAGCCCGTGGTCGCCGCGCTGAACGGCTGGGCGCTCGGGGCAGGCTGTGAACTGGCGTTGGCGTGCGACATACGCCTCGCGGCCGAACACGCACGGATCGGGATGCCCGAAGCCAAACGCGGGCTCGGCGCGAACTTCGGCAGCCAGATGCTCACCAGGATCGTGCCGCGCGGCGTGGCCTTCGAGATGCTCTACACCGGTGAGCCGATCGGAACGGAACAAGCGCTGCACTGGGGTCTGGTGAACCACGTGTTCCCCCCGGAACAGCTCGACGCCGAGGCGACGGCGTTCGCGCAGGGCCTCGCGAGCAACGCTCCGCTGAGCCTGCGGCGCTACAAGGCCATGATCGGCAAGGGATCGGAACTCCCGCTCTCCGCCGCACTGCGCCTCTCGGCGGGCCCCAATCCCTACGACAGCGAAGACCGCAAAGAAGGCGTCCGCGCCTTCACCGAGAAGCGCCCGCCCCGCTGGCAGGCCCGCTGA
- a CDS encoding cysteine hydrolase has protein sequence MTSSLDPARTAVLALHWQIHVVKPEGFFGGMLAEPVARSGVVDNAVRFHESAHAAGATVFHTRFTVPEDGGLMVPNTEFMRSVAEAGESFRPDAEMTRIIPEMAESADHVVDNQKLSGLAGNDLTETLRTKGIDTVLVTGVATNLTVEQTARHATDLGFITHVISDCVTTTDETTHQASLSNLDMTTAGCRTAADTLAGLAVGVSQSH, from the coding sequence ATGACGAGTTCGCTCGACCCGGCGCGTACCGCCGTCCTCGCGTTGCATTGGCAGATTCACGTCGTCAAACCCGAGGGCTTCTTCGGCGGAATGCTCGCCGAGCCGGTGGCACGCAGCGGTGTCGTCGACAACGCGGTGCGGTTCCACGAGTCCGCGCACGCGGCGGGTGCGACGGTGTTCCACACTCGCTTCACGGTTCCCGAGGACGGGGGCCTGATGGTGCCGAACACCGAGTTCATGCGGTCCGTCGCCGAAGCGGGTGAGTCCTTCCGTCCGGACGCTGAAATGACCCGGATCATCCCGGAGATGGCCGAGTCCGCCGACCACGTCGTGGACAACCAGAAGCTCTCCGGCCTCGCGGGCAACGACCTCACCGAGACGCTCCGTACGAAGGGCATCGACACGGTGCTCGTCACCGGCGTGGCCACGAACCTGACCGTCGAACAGACCGCCCGGCACGCCACCGACCTCGGCTTCATTACGCACGTGATCAGCGACTGTGTGACGACGACGGACGAAACGACGCATCAGGCGTCGCTGTCGAACCTCGACATGACCACCGCTGGTTGCCGCACCGCCGCCGACACCCTCGCCGGGCTCGCCGTCGGCGTCTCGCAGTCCCACTGA